CAACACTTTGAATTggtttaactttattttctAGTCTTTTCTTACGATAATCTATTGCTCTTTTAACAAGTTCATTTTCAAATGTCCTATTCAATTTTACAGGAATTAATGttctaattttatataaaagattatcTTTATAAGAAACTCTTTTAATTCTTCTTTCTATAAGTGATGTTTTTAAACGGTATGCTAAAccatattttgtaaaatcaATCTTTTCATCTGCATCTAAAATTCTGGCACTCCTTCTCTTATTCCATCTTTCGTTAATCATATGATAAATTGATTGAATATATTTTGGatcaacattatttttttctgcCTCCTGTATACACATTCTTATAAGTTTATCAAGACGATCAcgataaaaatttgaagCAAGAACAAAATTAATTGCTTCTAGTGAACGATAATTAATACCAAGACTCAATTTCCTTTTAATACCCATTTGTCCATAATATTCCCATTTTGGTTGATCAATATACATATCATTAGATAAATTaggattaataaaaaatttatttcttatgtGTATAATAGCAATAATAAGACCTTTTAATTCAGTATAAGATCGTCCCTTTATTCTATCACCAGGATTCATTCCACGACTTTTTTTATAGTCACCAGGTCCAAATTCACTATCcatataaatatcattaactAAGAATCCTTTTTCATCaacattagaaaaattttttcttttcctAACATCTAAAGTTTTGTCATATCCCTTTCTATAACCATTCATAGGGCCATAAATCTCATTTTGAGGATCAATATACCGATTTCCAATACGATGACCAGCATTATAAGAACCATAACCATACAATTTTCCTTTTCCACCATATTGTGGACCTtgtaattgatattttttccAAATCTCCTTACCACCATGAATCATTTGACCATttctaattatattattagtaaaaGTTCCCCTAccattaaaagaatttttgcTTGAAATTAATGGTCCTCtagttttagaaaaatttgtagtatgaaaaaaattactcATATTTGTAAGGCCATATTTATTCCAGACAACATGTTTCTCATTTTCTTTTCTGCCACCATAACTTCTGGAATGTTTTTTGTTAGTAAATCCTTGGTTTCTTAATGATGTATTGTGATACATTTACCAccctaaaaatattaaaaaataatttttaaaaaaatgtcgaaatttataaagaattaataaattaaaaataaaataggaCTTTAAAACGGCCTGGTAACGTTATTCCAAATTTCGCTATTGTTTACTAAAAAAGTTGTCAACAATGTGTGTATGTGTTTTTATAggattaattttattaataatgtgACTGGTTTATTCAAGTGTTTATATTTCTCaatacaatataaatttttcaaaaagtatttcttttaatatttttataattgtcaaaatattatacttttcttttaaaagcTTCGACTTAAAACTGGGTGTTATAtctaaagtttttaaatggtttttttttttttttcgttaGACACTATGTGTTTATAGGAGTTACTTTTTAAGTTTAGTACTTAGTTTTATCTgttaaaagatttttcataataattattactatattatttcttaatttgatttatagatatggaaatattttttaccatgttaaaaatgataaagcGTTAATTATTACAAATGGTTACATTTTAGCTTATGTTTCCCTACTGATAAGTAATACTGTCTATaggttttttattttttttattgtgaTATAGTTGAAATTGTCCCTATATCTATAAAGAGGTTATCTAATCATGTTGTTAGTTCAAGTTATTATGTGATATGAATTTGGattatttaatcttttaatgTTAGCAGTGACCCTTTCATTGATATGCTTTTTCacttcattttaatttttttgacatataatgattactttaatattttatttgtaaatgttaatatatttatatatatgtatattttctactttaataataaactatatataaatttttaatattacttcaaattaattgtattattcctaatttttttttttttcatttatgtTTGTAATTTCCGTTTAAACctagttatatatataaatatatatagatacttaaatttttaaaaaatttgctgacgtaatattttttaatttgatcaatgaaaattatttatgatgtttaaaataaattaaatatttattactacTTTAGGTAATCGTTATAGGACATAAAACTTATTGTTTTTAGATATCTGGTTACTTATTAAAAGcttttattatacttattttatatatacacaTTTTTATCACTTTATTTCTATTGGTATTTCAAGGTAGAttatatcttcttttttcttaaaatattttttgtaattttatatttttatatgtaggTAACtcttgtaaatttatttatagttactttatttattaattccTGTTTTTGGGATAATTTTTAGGATGTTAGATAATTTTGGTATGTTTATACACATGTCAGTCACCATCAACATTTCTCATCCAATACATATTGATTCtcgataaaataatatatattttattaaattgtattaaaatcttatttatttttagtttctttttttaaaggaTAACTTTATTAAACATTCCTGACTTCTATTGTATCCATTATGGGGAACATTTACAGGAGTGAGGAAATGTGCTTGGCACAATTGTACCTACAATCAGAGTCAGCATATAATTGTGTAGCCGAGTTAGGAGAATTGGGTTTAGTTCAATTTCGTGATTTGAATCCAGATGTAAATGCATTTCAAAGGAAGTTTGTCAATGAAGTTAGACGTTGTGATGAAATGGAAAGAAAATTAAGATTTCTcgaaaaagaaataaaaaaggaTGAAATTCCGATGCTTGATACTTTAGAAAATCCTGAAGCACCACAACCAAAGGAAATGATTGATTTAGAGGCAACATTTGAAAAACttgaaaatgaattaaaagaaGTAAATCAAAATGAAGAGATgcttagaaaaaattttgctGAATTAACAgaattaaaacatattttaagaaaaacacaacaattttttgaagaggttagttttattttatcacatatatattttaatataaaaatgtatatattacatttgtggtttttaaatattttttttgtggTTGTTTTAAAGCTTATTGTACTTTTTGTTAGGAACATCATTCTTCACTTGGTACCACTATATTTGGTGGGGCAGGACAGTCGGGATTTGATGGCGACCAAGAACATTTGTTGAATGAAGTGGCATTCATAAATGACAAAATGCAATTGGGGTTCGTTActtgaaattattttataatttttttatgtgaggaagagttttttttttatatatataccttTATACAATTGTTCTGTCGCTTCATATAAGTGTTGTTAtgatgtttatttttttattattaactttGTATTGCTTTTATTCCATTTATGTAAATgtatttattgatataattataatggCATTTTACCTATTAATCTATTTAGGCTGGAAATTTGGATGCATCATCAATATCTGGGGGATATGTAGGAGAACATGCTGATTCAGATACGATTGAATTAACCTCTGCAATTGGAGGTATCTCATCTGGAGTTCCAGTATCTTTTGGAAATTTCgggtatataaatatattatattaatttttatgttataatttttgttttttccCCGTCAATTGAATTCTTCCTCACaaacaacaattttttttttctttttattaattaatatccttttttttaatagatttgTTTGCGGAGTTATTGAGAGAGTTCGTCTTCCCGCTTTTGAAAGATTGCTATGGCGTGCATGTCGTGGTAATGTATTTCTAAGACAATCAGATATTACTGAAGTTATGACAGATCCACATACAGGAgataaagttaataaaacagttttcataatattttttcaaggTGATCAATTAAAACAAcgtgttaaaaaaatttgtgaAGGTTTTCGTGCAACATTATATCCATGTCCTGAATCACCAACAGAAAGAAGAGAAATGTCAATTGGAGTCATTACAAGAATTGAGGATTTAAAAACAGTTTTAGGACAGACAACAGATCATAGACATAGAGTACTTGTAGCTGCTgcaaaaaatgttaaaatgtGGCTTACAAaagtaagaaaaattaaagcTATATACCATACAAtgaatctttttaatatggatgtaactaaaaaatgtttagTAGCCGAGTGTTGGTGCCCTGTTGATGATTTAGATAGAATTCAATTTGCTTTAAAAAGAGGCACAGAAGAATCTGGTAGTCATATTCCCAGTATTTTACAAAGAATGTCAACAAATGAAGCACCTCCAACATTTAACAagacaaataaatttaccaGAGGCTTCCAAAATATTGTAGATGCTTATGGTATAGCTAGTTACAGAGAAATAAATCCTGCTCCATATACAATGGTAACATTTCCTTTCTTATTTGCAGTCATGTTTGGAGACATGGGACATGGTCTTATAATGCTTATGTttgctttatttttaattcttaaagaaaaaagtttagAAGCAGCTAAAATTAGAGATGAAATTTTCCAAACTTTCTTTGGTGGAAGATATGTAATATTCTTAATGGGAGCATTTTCTGTCTACACAggatttatttataatgatgCATTCTCAAAatctattaatatttttggaTCATCatggaaaaatatatatagttttGAGCATGCTCATTTAGGTGAGACAGCAACTTTATGGCCTGATTATAGTTATGACAATGCTTCTGGTCCATATCCTATGGGTGTTGATCCAGTTTGGAATTTAGCGGAAGTTAAcagattaaattttttaaattccaTGAAAATGAAAGCTTCCGTTATTCTTGGAGTTACTCAAATGACATTTGGTTTGATGCTCTCTTATCataatcataaatattttaattctgATTTGGATATTAAGTATATGTTTATACCACAAATGATCTTTTTAGGttgtatttttatctatCTATGTCTTcagattatttttaaatggttATTGTTTGATTTTAAGGCTGGATATTATATTCTTGGATTTTATTATCCATCATCTCAATGTGCTCCATCACTTCTTATTGGACTAATTAATATGTTTATGATGAAAGATATGGGTCATGGGTTTACTGAAGGTGATTCATTAACTCCAGCACCAAGTTGTCAATTAAGAAAATGGTATCCAGGACAGGCTTTCTTTGAaacaatatttcttttacttGCAATGGCATGTATACCTGTGATGTTATTTGCCAAACCATACTTTTTATGGAAACAAGACAAAGAAGGACGTGGAAATGGTCATAGACAATTATCAGTTAGAGCTAGTATTGATGGAGATAGTGCTGAAGTTGTTCATGCTGAGGAGAATGATTCATCTAAAGCACCAAGTCATGGACATGGTCATGGAGATGGACCTTTTGATATAGCCGATATAATGGTTTATCAAGCTATTCACACTATTGAATTTGCTCTTGGATGTATTTCACATACTGCTTCTTATTTACGTTTATGGGCTTTGTCTTTAGCAC
This Strongyloides ratti genome assembly S_ratti_ED321, chromosome : 2 DNA region includes the following protein-coding sequences:
- a CDS encoding V-type ATPase, V0 complex, 116kDa subunit family and ATPase, V0 complex, subunit 116kDa, eukaryotic family-containing protein, yielding MGNIYRSEEMCLAQLYLQSESAYNCVAELGELGLVQFRDLNPDVNAFQRKFVNEVRRCDEMERKLRFLEKEIKKDEIPMLDTLENPEAPQPKEMIDLEATFEKLENELKEVNQNEEMLRKNFAELTELKHILRKTQQFFEEEHHSSLGTTIFGGAGQSGFDGDQEHLLNEVAFINDKMQLGFAGNLDASSISGGYVGEHADSDTIELTSAIGGISSGVPVSFGNFGFVCGVIERVRLPAFERLLWRACRGNVFLRQSDITEVMTDPHTGDKVNKTVFIIFFQGDQLKQRVKKICEGFRATLYPCPESPTERREMSIGVITRIEDLKTVLGQTTDHRHRVLVAAAKNVKMWLTKVRKIKAIYHTMNLFNMDVTKKCLVAECWCPVDDLDRIQFALKRGTEESGSHIPSILQRMSTNEAPPTFNKTNKFTRGFQNIVDAYGIASYREINPAPYTMVTFPFLFAVMFGDMGHGLIMLMFALFLILKEKSLEAAKIRDEIFQTFFGGRYVIFLMGAFSVYTGFIYNDAFSKSINIFGSSWKNIYSFEHAHLGETATLWPDYSYDNASGPYPMGVDPVWNLAEVNRLNFLNSMKMKASVILGVTQMTFGLMLSYHNHKYFNSDLDIKYMFIPQMIFLGCIFIYLCLQIIFKWLLFDFKAGYYILGFYYPSSQCAPSLLIGLINMFMMKDMGHGFTEGDSLTPAPSCQLRKWYPGQAFFETIFLLLAMACIPVMLFAKPYFLWKQDKEGRGNGHRQLSVRASIDGDSAEVVHAEENDSSKAPSHGHGHGDGPFDIADIMVYQAIHTIEFALGCISHTASYLRLWALSLAHAQLSDVLWTMVFRNSFIVDGYLGAVCTYVLFFCFFFGTIFILVLMEGLSAFLHALRLHWVEFQSKFYGGNGYIFAPFAFETLLEEARVADDSSK